Proteins encoded within one genomic window of Raineyella fluvialis:
- a CDS encoding isoprenyl transferase, with product MSRLDSLRELVDRLHPATLLYSTYEHRLTAELDPAALPQHVAVLADGNRRWARANAPGQPLVAGYRAGADKLKDFVEWCDEIGIPVVTLWVLSTDNLRRAAAEELAPLLEVIADLVENLAATGRWRVQPVGALDLLPVAVAGRLRAAERATAESDGMHINVAVSYGGRHELRDAVRDLLREKAEEGRTIREVAETLDIDEIGEHLYTAGQPDPDLIIRTSGEQRLSGFLMWQSAHSEFYFCEALWPDFRKVDFIRALRAYAQRERRYGR from the coding sequence ATGTCCCGACTCGACAGCCTCCGTGAGCTCGTCGATCGACTGCACCCTGCCACGCTCCTGTACTCGACCTATGAGCACCGGTTGACAGCGGAGCTCGATCCCGCGGCCCTTCCCCAACACGTCGCCGTCCTGGCTGACGGCAACCGGCGATGGGCCCGGGCGAACGCCCCGGGGCAGCCGTTGGTGGCCGGGTATCGTGCCGGCGCCGACAAGCTCAAGGACTTCGTCGAGTGGTGCGACGAGATCGGGATCCCCGTCGTCACCCTGTGGGTGCTGTCCACCGACAACCTCCGCCGAGCGGCCGCCGAGGAGCTCGCGCCGTTGCTGGAGGTGATCGCCGATCTGGTGGAGAACCTGGCCGCCACGGGGCGCTGGCGCGTCCAGCCGGTCGGGGCGCTGGACCTGCTGCCGGTCGCGGTGGCCGGGCGCCTGCGAGCCGCCGAGCGGGCGACGGCCGAGTCGGACGGGATGCACATCAATGTCGCGGTCTCCTACGGGGGCCGTCACGAGTTGCGCGACGCCGTCCGTGACCTCTTGCGGGAGAAGGCCGAAGAGGGTCGCACGATCCGCGAGGTCGCCGAGACCTTGGACATCGACGAGATCGGGGAGCACCTCTACACGGCTGGTCAGCCGGATCCCGACCTGATCATCCGCACCTCTGGGGAACAGCGGCTGTCCGGCTTCCTGATGTGGCAGTCGGCGCACAGCGAGTTCTACTTCTGCGAGGCTTTGTGGCCAGATTTCCGCAAGGTGGACTTCATCCGGGCTCTGCGGGCCTACGCCCAGCGGGAACGCCGTTACGGGCGCTGA
- the trhA gene encoding PAQR family membrane homeostasis protein TrhA — protein MPGPRLTRPDDFAGPVKPRFRGWIHAVMAPVMLLIGFGLLIWTPTAGLRAAVVVYTVSALELFGCSALYHRFYWGPGATTLLRRLDHSNIFVFIAGTYTPLGVAMLHGADRLTLLSVVWGTAVCGVLFRVFWLTAPRWLYTFLYVAMGWTAMWWLPAFWRVGGPGVVILMLAGGLVYTAGAVVYARKRPDPSPAWFGYHEIFHTATAVAAICHAVAIGLAIAGI, from the coding sequence ATGCCCGGCCCACGACTGACCCGACCCGACGACTTCGCCGGCCCGGTGAAGCCGCGGTTCCGCGGCTGGATCCACGCGGTGATGGCCCCGGTGATGCTCCTGATCGGCTTCGGCCTGCTGATCTGGACACCCACCGCGGGCCTGCGGGCCGCGGTGGTCGTCTACACGGTCTCGGCCCTGGAGTTGTTCGGATGCTCGGCGCTGTACCACCGGTTCTACTGGGGACCGGGCGCCACGACACTCTTGCGGCGGCTGGACCATTCGAACATCTTCGTCTTCATCGCCGGCACCTACACCCCACTGGGGGTGGCCATGCTGCACGGAGCCGATCGCCTGACCCTACTGTCCGTGGTCTGGGGGACGGCCGTGTGCGGGGTGCTGTTCCGCGTGTTCTGGCTGACCGCTCCCCGATGGCTCTACACGTTCCTGTACGTCGCCATGGGCTGGACGGCCATGTGGTGGCTGCCGGCCTTCTGGCGGGTCGGCGGGCCCGGCGTCGTCATCCTGATGCTCGCCGGTGGCCTCGTCTACACCGCGGGCGCCGTGGTCTATGCCCGCAAGCGCCCCGACCCGAGCCCGGCCTGGTTCGGCTATCACGAGATCTTCCACACAGCCACGGCCGTCGCCGCCATCTGCCACGCCGTCGCCATCGGTCTGGCGATCGCGGGCATCTGA
- the thiE gene encoding thiamine phosphate synthase, translating to MSTPSPTQLTDPSVRSRRAAALAAARLYLCTDARSDQGDLEAFLHAAYEGGVDIIQLRDKRLEARAEIEALTVLGRIAAEHGRMFAVNDRADVALLVGADVLHVGQGDLTTAQARRVVGPDVMIGRSTHSLAQAREAAEDSALDYFCVGPVWETPTKPGRTAVGLDLVADAAGIGDKPWFAIGGINVEQVPQLRAAGAGRIVVVRAITEASRPRDAATMLRNALG from the coding sequence ATGTCGACGCCGTCTCCCACCCAGTTGACCGACCCCTCGGTCCGGTCGCGCCGGGCCGCAGCCCTCGCCGCGGCCCGTTTGTACCTGTGCACGGATGCTCGCAGCGACCAGGGCGACCTGGAGGCGTTCCTCCATGCCGCCTATGAGGGCGGGGTGGACATCATCCAGCTCCGGGACAAGCGCCTGGAGGCGCGCGCAGAGATCGAGGCGCTCACAGTGCTGGGGCGGATCGCCGCCGAGCACGGCCGGATGTTCGCGGTGAACGACCGTGCGGACGTCGCTCTCCTGGTCGGTGCCGACGTCCTGCACGTCGGACAGGGCGACCTCACCACCGCACAGGCGCGCCGGGTTGTGGGGCCGGATGTGATGATCGGCCGCTCCACGCACAGCCTGGCGCAGGCACGGGAGGCCGCCGAGGACTCCGCCCTGGACTACTTCTGCGTCGGTCCCGTCTGGGAGACGCCGACCAAGCCGGGCCGTACGGCGGTGGGGCTGGATCTGGTGGCCGACGCCGCCGGGATCGGGGACAAGCCGTGGTTCGCCATCGGCGGGATCAATGTCGAGCAGGTGCCGCAGCTGCGGGCAGCCGGCGCGGGACGGATCGTGGTCGTCCGCGCCATCACCGAGGCCTCACGGCCCCGCGACGCGGCGACGATGCTGAGGAACGCGCTCGGCTGA
- a CDS encoding transglycosylase SLT domain-containing protein, producing the protein MTAASGFLAAAVALTPLVLHSQSTLDAVPAAAATAATPDAADLAARGNEVTRDRERPALSQAADERAMAQQQLADAVASNRQAMDDEAARAAADKAAADKAAADKAAADKAAADKAAASGAGSYSGAPRDIAQKVAQAEFGWGDAQFQCYDKIIMHESEWNPSATNPSSGAYGIPQALPGSKMASAGADWRTNPVTQIRWGLGYVKDRYGSPCQAWSFKSAHGWY; encoded by the coding sequence ATGACCGCCGCCTCCGGTTTCCTGGCCGCCGCTGTCGCCCTCACCCCCCTCGTGCTGCACAGCCAGAGCACCCTCGACGCCGTGCCGGCAGCGGCCGCCACGGCCGCGACCCCCGATGCGGCCGACCTCGCGGCACGTGGGAACGAGGTCACACGTGACCGGGAACGCCCGGCGCTGAGCCAGGCCGCTGACGAGCGGGCCATGGCCCAGCAGCAGCTCGCCGACGCGGTCGCCAGCAACCGGCAGGCAATGGACGATGAGGCCGCCCGGGCAGCCGCCGACAAGGCGGCCGCGGACAAGGCGGCCGCGGACAAGGCGGCCGCGGACAAGGCGGCCGCGGACAAGGCGGCCGCGTCGGGAGCGGGCTCCTACTCGGGAGCTCCTCGTGACATCGCGCAGAAGGTGGCCCAGGCGGAGTTCGGCTGGGGCGACGCACAGTTCCAGTGCTACGACAAGATCATCATGCACGAGTCGGAGTGGAACCCGAGCGCGACCAACCCCTCCTCCGGGGCGTACGGCATCCCGCAGGCGCTCCCGGGCTCCAAGATGGCCTCGGCCGGTGCCGACTGGCGGACGAACCCCGTCACCCAGATTCGCTGGGGCCTGGGCTACGTGAAGGATCGCTACGGCTCCCCGTGCCAGGCCTGGTCCTTCAAGTCGGCACACGGCTGGTACTGA
- a CDS encoding PhoH family protein, whose amino-acid sequence MQETRSAGRRTYVIDTSVLLSDPRALSRFEEHNVVVPIVVITELEAKRHHPELGYFARSALRFLDDLRVLHGHLNAPVAINDQGGTLHVELNHTDPARLPVGFRLGDNDSRILAVAMNYQAEGADVTLVSKDLPLRVKASAVGLEADEYRNELVTDTGWTGMQEIEVAPGELSRLYEEGVIDLEVARDLPCHTGLVLLGGGSTALGRVTPGKQVRLVRPEIQAFGIHGRSAEQKIALDLLLDPSVGIVSLGGRAGTGKSALALCAGLEAVLEREQHEKVIVFRPLYAVGGQELGYLPGSEGEKMAPWAQAVFDTLGAVAHRHVIDEVLERGLLEVLPLTHIRGRSLHDAFVIVDEAQSLERNVLLTVLSRVGQNSRVVLTHDVAQRDNLRVGRHDGVVAVVEKLKGHPLFAHVKLNRSERSPIAALVTEMLEDPIL is encoded by the coding sequence GTGCAGGAGACCAGATCTGCCGGGCGTCGTACGTATGTGATCGACACCTCGGTTCTGCTCAGTGATCCGCGTGCCCTCTCCCGGTTCGAGGAGCACAACGTCGTCGTGCCGATCGTGGTGATCACGGAGTTGGAGGCCAAACGCCATCATCCCGAGCTGGGGTACTTCGCCCGCAGTGCCCTGCGCTTCCTGGACGACCTGCGCGTGCTCCACGGCCATCTCAACGCCCCGGTCGCCATCAATGACCAGGGTGGGACGCTGCACGTCGAGCTCAACCACACCGACCCCGCGCGTCTGCCGGTCGGCTTCCGGCTGGGGGACAACGACTCCCGGATCCTCGCCGTCGCGATGAACTACCAGGCCGAGGGAGCGGACGTGACCCTGGTCTCGAAGGACCTACCGCTACGGGTGAAGGCCTCGGCCGTCGGCCTGGAAGCGGACGAGTACCGCAACGAACTCGTCACCGACACCGGCTGGACCGGCATGCAGGAGATCGAGGTGGCCCCCGGGGAGTTGTCACGGCTCTACGAGGAGGGGGTGATCGATCTCGAGGTCGCCCGGGACCTGCCGTGCCACACCGGCCTGGTCCTGCTCGGTGGCGGATCGACAGCACTCGGCCGGGTGACCCCGGGCAAGCAGGTGCGGCTGGTTCGCCCCGAGATTCAGGCGTTCGGCATCCACGGTCGCTCCGCCGAGCAGAAGATCGCCCTCGACCTGCTGCTCGATCCGAGCGTCGGGATCGTGTCCCTCGGCGGACGGGCCGGCACCGGCAAGTCCGCCCTGGCGCTCTGCGCCGGGCTGGAGGCCGTCTTGGAGCGTGAACAGCATGAGAAGGTGATCGTCTTCCGGCCGCTCTACGCCGTGGGTGGTCAGGAGTTGGGCTACCTGCCGGGCAGTGAAGGGGAGAAGATGGCGCCGTGGGCCCAGGCGGTCTTCGACACGCTCGGGGCAGTCGCCCATCGCCACGTCATCGATGAGGTGCTCGAGCGGGGTCTCCTCGAGGTGCTGCCGCTGACCCACATCCGCGGCCGCTCGCTCCACGATGCCTTCGTGATCGTCGACGAGGCCCAGTCGCTGGAGCGCAACGTGCTGCTCACCGTACTGAGCAGAGTCGGCCAGAACTCGCGCGTCGTCCTCACCCATGACGTCGCCCAGCGCGACAACCTTCGGGTCGGGCGCCACGACGGCGTCGTGGCAGTGGTCGAGAAGCTCAAGGGCCACCCGCTCTTCGCCCATGTGAAGCTGAACCGCTCCGAACGGTCGCCGATCGCCGCCCTGGTCACCGAGATGCTGGAGGATCCCATCCTCTGA